One genomic segment of uncultured Ilyobacter sp. includes these proteins:
- a CDS encoding histidine kinase: MEKNDDLKKIYEYLSLLEKEKHKVLDSSIDWDNLYEKEDSYEDIVFNF; this comes from the coding sequence ATGGAAAAAAATGATGACCTAAAAAAGATCTATGAATACCTGTCTCTTTTAGAAAAGGAGAAGCATAAAGTTTTGGACAGCAGTATAGATTGGGACAACCTTTATGAGAAGGAAGACTCATATGAAGACATAGTTTTTAATTTTTAA